ATTTCAACGACGGCGTCTGCCGCCTGCTTGACACATCGCGCGACAACCTCCTGATACATTACCGCAAAGACGCCTATGCCGGCCTCCACGTTGAAGACAAGGCGCGCGTGATAAAAGCCTTCGACGACGCCGCTTACAACATGACGAAAATCAGCGAGACATACCGCCTCAGGGGGCCGGACAACAAATATATATGGGTCAGCATCGACGCCATGCCAGTGCGAAGGGCGGACGGCAACGTATACTTCTACGCCGTCTACACCGACATCACCACCGAGCGCAGACTGCTGTTTGAGGGGCGCGTCCGCGAAGAGACGATAAACATCGCCGTCGAACAGACCGGCGTCAAAATCTGGACGCTCGACCTGGACAAACGAAAAATATCCTACCACCGTAAAGACGAAAGCTCCTCCAAGATCTGCTGCGAAGAATACCCCTGCTGCGTCCCCGAAAGCTTCGTCAGCGACGGCAGAATATTTGAAGAAGACATCCCCGTCGTGCTCAAAATGTACGACGACATCTATAACGGAGCCGCG
The window above is part of the Cloacibacillus sp. genome. Proteins encoded here:
- a CDS encoding PAS domain-containing protein translates to MNSIKQIIETYLNEYLLHRDVEKTLALLSDDICWIGCGEGEKAFGAKAVKEMLYREMEVTPAKFAWKISNYHEINMGDESALAVMDLSVEDLTQKHAISAMNINITCSRAGGAVKIRSIHVCVLSGLQDKDEFFPVSHTEKKLQQDLLDSQAEMTLLMDTVQAGIVVLRYDGGALFPIYFNDGVCRLLDTSRDNLLIHYRKDAYAGLHVEDKARVIKAFDDAAYNMTKISETYRLRGPDNKYIWVSIDAMPVRRADGNVYFYAVYTDITTERRLLFEGRVREETINIAVEQTGVKIWTLDLDKRKISYHRKDESSSKICCEEYPCCVPESFVSDGRIFEEDIPVVLKMYDDIYNGAA